One genomic segment of Scophthalmus maximus strain ysfricsl-2021 chromosome 3, ASM2237912v1, whole genome shotgun sequence includes these proteins:
- the b3galt4 gene encoding beta-1,3-galactosyltransferase 4 encodes MVGRGLWACKPRLGKRGGRNGVLPFVCAAMATAALLALLFVDLVESWVTSMGMNTVAEPHAGIVPPQSVPPTRPEEFLLMPSPLVCQRAKPYLIAMVTTAPANQRARQAIRDTWGGEVEVRGLRVMTLFMVGVASDPGLAKLLIQEARERGDLIQGRFLDTYSNLTLKTLSMLGWARRFCPQAHFMAKVDDDVLFNPSSLLHFLNKSRNPYEQGDLYLGRVHLHVAPDRDPESKHYLPAGAYPPSVFPDYCSGTAYVLSRSALLKISLAASASPLSTPLPPEDVFVGLCARAAGVLPSHCPFFSGGPFVPYGRCCYQAMVSIHHIPPREMLHFWADVHSSPPCSWLNLRASLGVCKVRAMLGSALGLEQGL; translated from the coding sequence ATGGTCGGACGGGGACTATGGGCGTGCAAGCCCCGGCTTGGAAAGCGAGGGGGCAGGAATGGGGTCTTGCCTTTTGTCTGCGCCGCGATGGCGACCGCAGCGCTGCTCGCCCTGCTCTTCGTCGACCTCGTCGAGTCATGGGTCACCTCCATGGGCATGAACACCGTGGCGGAGCCGCACGCCGGCATCGTCCCCCCGCAGAGCGTGCCCCCCACCCGACCCGAGGAGTTCCTGCTCATGCCCAGCCCGCTCGTGTGCCAGCGTGCCAAGCCTTACCTCATCGCCATGGTTACCACGGCGCCTGCCAATCAGCGGGCCCGCCAAGCCATCAGGGACACCTGGGGAGGGGAGGTCGAGGTGAGGGGCCTGCGGGTCATGACCCTCTTCATGGTCGGCGTGGCGTCCGACCCGGGACTGGCCAAGTTGCTGATACAGGAGGCCCGGGAGCGAGGCGATCTGATTCAGGGGCGTTTTTTGGACACCTATTCCAACCTCACACTGAAGACCCTGTCCATGCTGGGCTGGGCCCGCCGCTTTTGCCCTCAGGCTCACTTCATGGCCAAAGTGGATGATGATGTCCTGTTCAATCCCAGCAGCCTTCTGCACTTCTTGAACAAGAGCCGCAATCCCTATGAACAAGGAGACTTGTACCTGGGCAGGGTGCATCTCCATGTGGCTCCGGACCGTGACCCTGAAAGCAAGCACTACCTCCCTGCAGGAGCCTACCCGCCCTCTGTCTTCCCAGATTACTGCAGTGGTACAGCCTATGTTCTGTCCCGCTCTGCCTTGCTCAAAATCTCCCTGGCAGCCTCTGCTTCACCTTTATCCACACCTCTGCCCCCTGAGGATGTGTTTGTTGGTCTATGTGCTCGGGCGGCCGGGGTGCTGCCATCACACTGCCCTTTCTTCTCGGGTGGTCCATTCGTTCCCTATGGGCGCTGCTGCTACCAGGCCATGGTGTCCATCCACCACATCCCACCCAGGGAGATGCTGCACTTCTGGGCCGACGTTCATtcatctcctccctgctcctggCTGAATCTGCGTGCATCCCTGGGGGTGTGCAAAGTCAGGGCGATGCTTGGGTCGGCTTTGGGGCTGGAGCAGGGGTTGTGA
- the wdr46 gene encoding WD repeat-containing protein 46 — translation MASPGKASVSDSHVGKKKKPPARYWQEETDGEKKGAEDGGRAAEEEPRTQKPKQEEHQRDGKRFISGKSDPFPGPAPIPEDRLQKFKRKEKTKKHRRQHYKLRDIITRSEEASEMAQKQAARFDILLPEDAGFLEGDEEEDTYTISQEDIADAVDITSGAKYFNLKLSQFGPYRVDYSKTGRHLLLGGRRGHVACVDWQSKQLMCEINVMESINDVKWLHSETMYAVAQKKWLHIYDSNGIELHCIRKFNDVLRMQFLPYHFLLATASASSFLKYLDVSVGKEVTAICTKTGRLDVMCQNPHNAIIHLGHPNGTVTLWSPNQKEALVKMLCHQGGVRSVTVDKSGTYMVTSGMDKKLKVYDIRALKPLQSYFLPAGASCLSLSQRGLLSATTGDVVQVYKDVCNTPVTKPYMAHRVRGTAWGLSFCPFEDVLGVGHGDGFTSMLVPGAGEPNFDGLDANPYRSAKQRQEWEVKALLEKIQPELISLDPCELGQVDQATFQQRHQDRVQALGFDPLAKEKFVPKYKKKGRSSTGNVEKRKRQVAHEDQRDIIKQTVEDKMKMEKERKNREKKKAKLSGSRSALDRFKN, via the exons ATGGCGTCCCCCGGCAAGGCGAGTGTGAGCGATTCACAcgtggggaaaaagaagaag CCTCCGGCTCGATACTggcaggaggagacagatggagaaaagaaaggcGCAGAAGACGGAGGACGGGCCGCCGAGGAGGAGCCCAGGACCCAGAAACCAAAACAAGAGGAGCatcagagagatggaaagagattCATATCAGGA AAATCCGACCCTTTCCCTGGTCCTGCTCCTATTCCAGAAGACAGGCTGCAGAAGTtcaagaggaaagagaaaactaaaaag CATCGTCGGCAGCATTACAAGCTGAGAGACATCATCACTCGCTCTGAAGAAGCTTCAGAAATGGCCCAGAAACAAGCTGCCCGGTTTGACATCTTACTCCCAGAGGACGCAGG GTTTCTCgaaggagacgaagaggaggacacGTACACGATCTCTCAGGAAGATATTGCAGATGCTGTGGACATAACATCTGGAGCAAAG taTTTTAACCTGAAACTGTCTCAGTTTGGACCATATCGAGTGGATTACAGCAAAACTGGACG tcacCTTTTGCTTGGTGGGAGGAGAGGCCACGTTGCTTGTGTAGACTGGCAGTCCAAACAGCTGATGTGTGAAATTAACGTGATGGAGTCTATCAATGATGTAAA GTGGCTCCACAGTGAGACCATGTACGCTGTGGCTCAGAAGAAGTGGCTCCATATCTACGACTCCAATGGAATTGAGCTCCACTGCATCCGAAAATTCAATGACGTCCTTCGCATGCAGTTCCTCCCCTACCACTTCTTGCTAGCCACAGCG AGTGCTTCGAGTTTCCTGAAGTACCTCGACGTGTCTGTGGGAAAAGAGGTGACAGCCATCTGCACCAAGACCGGCCGCCTTGATGTGATGTGCCAGAACCCCCATAATGCAATCATTCACCTGGGACATCCTAACGGCACGGTCACCCTGTGGTCGCCCAACCAGAAGGAAGCCCTCGTCAAGATGCTCTGTCACCAGGGTGGCGTGCGCTCCGTCACTGTCGACAAGTCGGGCAC ATACATGGTGACATCTGGGATGGATAAGAAGCTGAAGGTGTACGACATTAGAGCCCTCAAGCCCCTCCAGTCCTACTTCCTCCCGGCTGGAGCTTCCTGTTTGTCCCTGAGCCAGAGGGGGCTGCTGTCTGCAACCACGGGGGATGTGGTTCAG GTGTACAAGGACGTGTGCAACACCCCAGTGACTAAACCATACATGGCTCACAGAGTTCGAGGAACAGCATGGGGACTGAGCTTCTGTCCCTTTGAGGACGTCCTCGGGGTAGGACACGGAGACGGCTTCACCAGCATGCTTGTACCAG GTGCGGGTGAACCTAACTTTGACGGTTTGGATGCAAATCCCTACCGCAGTGCAAAGCAGAGGCAGGAATGGGAGGTTAAAGCTCTGCTGGAGAAGATCCAGCCAGAACTCATCAGTCTGGACCCCTGTGAACTGGGACAGGTCGACCAGGCCACCTTTCAACAAAGGCACCAGGACAGGGTCCAAGCCTTG GGCTTTGACCCACTTGCCAAAGAAAAATTTGTTCCCAAGTATAAGAAAAAAGGTCGTAGTTCAACAGGCAATGTTGAAAAGCGCAAGAGGCAAGTGGCGCATGAGGACCAGAGG GATATAATCAAGCAAACTGtggaagacaaaatgaaaatggaaaaagaaagaaagaatagggaaaagaagaaggcaaAATTATCTGGCTCGAGATCTGCTCTGGACAGATTCAAAAACTAG